One Dysosmobacter welbionis DNA segment encodes these proteins:
- a CDS encoding MATE family efflux transporter: protein MGEEQEQKFHQLTEEPVSRMISHLAVPCIISMLVTAFYNMADTFFVGMLRSNAATGAVGVVFSMMAVIQAVGFFFGHGSGNFISRELGRRNTDSASNMAATGFFSALFTGLLICVFGEIFLTPLAAFLGSSPTILPYAKDYLRVILIGAPWMTASLVLNNQLRFQGNAIYGTIGIASGAVLNIGLDPLLIFVFDLGVAGAAWATIISQFAGFCLLLAGCTRGATLHIHISRVQLKWSYFKLIIQGGLPSLARQSLASVATICLNHAAMPYGDAAIAAMGVVQRITTFGASAMIGFGQGFQPVCGFNYGARLYHRVKEGFWFCVKVAAVFLLVIGALGFAFAPQLIALFRDDPGVIAIGTVALRFQRVTFFFQAWITMSNMMLQTIGRTVPATFVAMARQGIFFIPLVWLLSLSPLGLLGVQMAQSVSDLLTLAAAVPIQLYVLRQMSQMQPAKI from the coding sequence ATGGGTGAAGAACAGGAACAGAAATTCCACCAGCTCACAGAAGAACCGGTGAGCCGGATGATCTCCCATCTGGCCGTTCCCTGCATCATCAGTATGCTGGTGACCGCTTTTTACAACATGGCGGACACCTTTTTTGTGGGGATGCTGCGCAGCAACGCTGCCACTGGCGCTGTGGGCGTGGTGTTTTCCATGATGGCGGTGATCCAGGCTGTGGGCTTTTTCTTCGGCCACGGCAGCGGCAACTTCATCTCCCGGGAGCTGGGGCGGCGCAATACGGATTCGGCCTCTAACATGGCGGCCACCGGCTTTTTCTCCGCCCTGTTCACCGGACTCCTCATCTGCGTTTTCGGCGAGATCTTCCTGACGCCCCTGGCCGCGTTCCTGGGCTCCTCCCCCACCATTCTGCCCTATGCCAAGGACTACCTGCGCGTGATCCTCATCGGCGCGCCGTGGATGACCGCCTCCCTGGTACTGAACAACCAGCTGCGCTTCCAGGGCAACGCCATCTACGGCACCATCGGCATCGCCAGCGGCGCCGTGCTGAACATCGGGCTGGATCCCCTGCTGATCTTCGTCTTTGACCTGGGAGTGGCGGGCGCCGCCTGGGCCACCATCATCAGCCAGTTCGCCGGGTTCTGTCTGCTGCTGGCGGGCTGCACCCGGGGCGCCACCCTTCACATCCACATCTCCCGCGTCCAGCTGAAATGGTCCTACTTCAAGCTCATCATCCAGGGCGGGCTGCCTTCCCTGGCCCGGCAGAGCTTGGCCAGCGTGGCCACCATCTGCCTCAACCACGCCGCCATGCCTTACGGAGACGCGGCCATCGCCGCCATGGGCGTGGTCCAGCGGATCACCACCTTCGGCGCCTCCGCCATGATCGGATTCGGCCAGGGCTTCCAGCCGGTGTGCGGCTTCAACTACGGTGCCCGGCTGTATCACCGGGTGAAGGAGGGCTTCTGGTTCTGCGTGAAGGTGGCCGCCGTCTTTCTGCTGGTGATCGGGGCACTGGGGTTCGCCTTTGCACCGCAGCTCATCGCCCTGTTCCGGGATGACCCGGGGGTCATCGCCATCGGCACGGTAGCCCTGCGGTTCCAGCGCGTGACTTTCTTCTTCCAGGCGTGGATCACCATGAGCAACATGATGCTCCAGACCATTGGGCGGACCGTTCCCGCCACCTTTGTCGCCATGGCCCGGCAGGGCATTTTCTTCATTCCCCTGGTGTGGCTTCTCTCCCTGTCCCCGTTGGGACTTCTGGGCGTCCAGATGGCCCAGTCCGTCTCCGATCTTCTCACTCTGGCGGCGGCTGTCCCCATTCAACTGTATGTACTGCGCCAGATGTCACAGATGCAGCCCGCCAAGATTTGA
- a CDS encoding PHP domain-containing protein, with product MKEYLYDPHTHTAETSKCGHLPAAEVVDRYAGHGFSGLVVTDHLHPEYLSRIDTDHNWDHVIDHYLAGYRASKARGDELGLDVILGAELRFPENDNDYLVYGIDETWLRANPYLCCMSAREFYRKFHDQVLIVHAHPYRDGNTTVFEDAVHGTEILNAHPRHENHNDRALELAKRHPEYLRLAGSDTHEDGDECRAGVLLPERVRDSFAYRRMIEGRCFRLWSPVFPELAAADEALRRAEPAE from the coding sequence ATGAAAGAGTATCTCTACGACCCCCACACCCACACGGCGGAGACCAGCAAATGCGGCCATCTGCCGGCGGCGGAGGTGGTGGATCGCTATGCCGGGCACGGATTTTCCGGCCTGGTGGTGACAGATCACCTCCACCCGGAGTACTTGTCCCGGATTGACACGGACCACAACTGGGACCATGTGATCGACCACTATCTTGCCGGCTACCGGGCCTCCAAGGCCCGGGGAGACGAACTGGGGCTGGATGTGATCCTGGGGGCGGAGCTGCGCTTCCCGGAGAACGACAACGACTATCTGGTCTATGGCATTGACGAGACGTGGCTGCGGGCGAACCCATATCTGTGCTGCATGAGCGCCCGGGAGTTCTACCGGAAATTCCACGACCAAGTACTGATCGTCCACGCCCACCCTTACCGCGACGGCAATACCACGGTATTTGAAGATGCTGTCCACGGCACGGAGATCCTCAACGCCCATCCCCGCCATGAAAACCATAACGACCGGGCCCTGGAGCTGGCGAAGCGCCACCCGGAGTATCTGCGCTTGGCAGGGTCTGACACCCACGAGGATGGTGACGAGTGCCGGGCTGGCGTCCTCCTGCCGGAGCGGGTGCGGGATTCCTTTGCCTACCGGCGCATGATCGAAGGGCGGTGCTTCCGCCTCTGGTCGCCCGTCTTTCCGGAGCTGGCGGCGGCGGATGAGGCTCTGCGCCGGGCAGAACCTGCGGAATAA
- a CDS encoding LacI family DNA-binding transcriptional regulator → MKNVTLKDVARAAGVSYSTVSRSLSGGPQIGRETRERILRLCDEMGYTKNYVARSMVMRRTELIGLVVPSIDNQFMAELAYHAEMSARARGYNLMLCNSGPDLRQEKAVVKLLVGRQVDGMLIVPQEHRSCEELRVYTEQVPTVFLSEDLRDEPLSCVTTDNTGATYLAMEYLRSLGHREILYFGRRHTVTHQLRAEGYLRACRDMGLTPRIVDSSFPRSSVAGGYELARELFTKPLDYTAILASTDSNALGILRAADELGIRVPEQLSLMGFDNIASAAMPRIDLTTVEQSKREMALQAVEILLDKIERGTQGYVHQILMPSLVKRSSCRALT, encoded by the coding sequence ATGAAGAACGTCACGCTGAAGGACGTGGCCCGAGCGGCGGGCGTCTCTTATTCCACAGTCTCTCGCTCTCTGTCAGGCGGCCCACAGATCGGGCGGGAGACCCGGGAGCGGATCCTGCGCCTGTGCGACGAGATGGGCTACACCAAAAACTATGTGGCCCGCTCCATGGTCATGCGGAGGACGGAGCTGATCGGTCTGGTAGTGCCTTCTATTGACAATCAGTTCATGGCAGAGCTGGCGTACCACGCGGAGATGAGCGCCCGGGCGCGGGGCTACAATCTCATGCTGTGCAACTCCGGGCCGGATCTGCGGCAGGAGAAGGCGGTGGTAAAGCTGCTGGTGGGCCGCCAGGTGGACGGGATGCTGATCGTCCCCCAGGAGCACCGGAGCTGTGAGGAGCTCCGGGTCTACACGGAGCAGGTGCCCACGGTCTTCCTCAGCGAGGATCTGCGGGACGAACCCCTCAGCTGTGTGACCACGGACAATACCGGGGCCACCTACCTGGCCATGGAATACCTGCGGAGCCTGGGGCACCGGGAGATCCTGTACTTCGGCCGCAGGCACACCGTCACCCACCAGCTGCGGGCAGAGGGCTACCTGCGGGCCTGCCGGGACATGGGGCTGACACCGCGGATTGTGGACAGCAGCTTTCCCCGCTCCTCAGTGGCCGGCGGCTATGAGCTGGCCCGGGAGCTGTTTACCAAGCCCCTGGACTATACGGCCATCCTGGCCTCCACGGACTCCAACGCCCTGGGGATTCTGCGGGCGGCGGACGAGCTTGGGATCAGGGTGCCGGAGCAGCTGAGTCTGATGGGATTTGACAACATCGCATCTGCCGCCATGCCGCGGATCGACCTGACTACGGTGGAGCAGTCCAAGCGGGAGATGGCCCTTCAGGCGGTGGAGATTCTGTTGGATAAGATCGAGCGGGGCACCCAGGGCTACGTCCATCAGATCCTGATGCCCAGTCTGGTGAAGCGCAGCTCCTGCAGGGCGTTGACATGA
- a CDS encoding transketolase, protein MNEKKCKVLAAEIRLETLKVIHSRGFGHVGGSMDLADLMAVLYGEVMKFDPKNPRWEDRDWLVLSKGHAGPVAYATFGLMGYYPMEEAYTLNHPHTKFPSHTDRKLTPGVDLTTGSLGQGASTATGAALGNKIDGRDSHVFCVIGDGEADEGQVWEAFHFAYAHKLDNIIYFIDNNGYQLDGPTADILDHGNIAKKAESFGLYTQEIDGHDVKAIYDAIQNAYAKKGVPSCIVLDTCKGKGATFAEPKHDHSSQPNEEQWAEALAAAEKALEDAKNA, encoded by the coding sequence ATGAACGAAAAAAAGTGCAAAGTTCTGGCGGCTGAGATCCGGCTGGAAACGCTGAAGGTCATCCACTCCCGGGGCTTCGGCCACGTGGGCGGCTCCATGGACCTGGCGGACCTGATGGCCGTCCTGTACGGAGAGGTTATGAAGTTTGACCCGAAGAACCCCCGGTGGGAGGATCGGGATTGGCTGGTCCTGTCCAAGGGCCACGCGGGCCCCGTGGCTTACGCCACTTTTGGCCTGATGGGCTACTATCCCATGGAGGAAGCTTATACCCTCAACCATCCTCACACCAAGTTCCCCAGCCACACCGACCGGAAGCTGACCCCCGGCGTGGATCTGACCACCGGCTCTCTGGGCCAGGGCGCCTCCACCGCCACCGGCGCCGCTCTGGGCAACAAGATCGATGGCCGTGACAGCCACGTGTTCTGCGTCATCGGCGACGGCGAGGCCGACGAGGGCCAAGTCTGGGAGGCATTCCACTTCGCATACGCCCACAAGCTGGACAACATCATCTACTTCATCGACAACAACGGCTATCAGCTGGACGGCCCCACCGCCGACATCCTGGACCACGGCAACATTGCCAAGAAGGCGGAATCCTTCGGCCTGTATACCCAGGAGATCGACGGCCATGATGTGAAGGCTATCTACGACGCCATCCAGAACGCTTACGCCAAGAAGGGCGTGCCCAGCTGCATCGTGCTGGACACCTGCAAGGGCAAGGGCGCCACTTTCGCTGAGCCCAAGCACGACCACTCCTCCCAGCCCAATGAGGAGCAGTGGGCCGAGGCGCTGGCCGCCGCGGAAAAGGCTCTGGAAGACGCCAAGAACGCTTGA
- a CDS encoding transketolase family protein: MNVKLIGKHEKDSRACRDGLALTLDEMMAQDKSICYVDCDLMGCINTKRLREHYPDRAFEAGIAEGNAAGVSAGLAATGKKVFFHSFGTFSSRRCYDQIYMSAAYAGLTVHVLGSDAGVTAAFNGGTHMPLEDAAMYLSIPETTVLDPADYDQLASITRQLVNIDKGVTYTRFVRKGIIQVYGEGSEFEIGKGVVLHESDKDQATIITSGIMVDESLKAYEALQAEGISVRVIDMFTWKPLDEELVVKAAKETGAIVTAENHNVTCGLGSVVANCLSRNAPTVQEFVGVQDQFGQVGPQDFLMDEYGLRAANIVAAVKKAIARK; the protein is encoded by the coding sequence ATGAACGTGAAACTGATCGGTAAGCATGAAAAGGACTCCCGGGCCTGCCGGGACGGTCTCGCCCTGACCCTGGACGAGATGATGGCGCAGGACAAGTCCATCTGCTATGTGGACTGCGACCTGATGGGCTGCATCAACACCAAGCGGCTGCGGGAGCACTATCCCGACCGGGCCTTTGAGGCCGGCATCGCCGAGGGCAACGCCGCCGGTGTGTCTGCGGGTCTCGCCGCCACCGGCAAGAAGGTTTTCTTCCACTCCTTCGGTACCTTCTCCTCCCGCCGGTGCTATGACCAGATCTATATGTCAGCTGCCTATGCCGGGCTGACGGTCCATGTTCTGGGTTCCGACGCCGGCGTCACCGCCGCGTTCAACGGCGGCACCCACATGCCGCTGGAGGATGCAGCCATGTACCTCTCCATCCCCGAAACCACAGTGCTGGACCCCGCCGACTATGACCAGCTTGCCAGTATCACCCGCCAACTGGTGAACATCGACAAGGGCGTCACCTACACCCGGTTCGTCCGCAAGGGCATCATCCAGGTGTACGGCGAGGGAAGCGAGTTCGAGATCGGCAAGGGTGTGGTGCTGCATGAGTCCGACAAGGATCAGGCCACCATCATCACCTCCGGCATCATGGTGGACGAGTCCCTGAAGGCCTATGAGGCTCTGCAGGCAGAGGGCATCTCTGTCCGGGTCATCGACATGTTCACCTGGAAGCCCCTGGACGAGGAGCTGGTGGTCAAGGCCGCCAAGGAGACCGGTGCCATCGTCACCGCCGAGAACCACAACGTCACCTGCGGCCTGGGTTCTGTTGTGGCCAACTGCCTGTCCAGGAACGCCCCCACCGTACAGGAATTTGTGGGCGTGCAGGACCAGTTCGGTCAGGTGGGTCCCCAGGACTTCCTGATGGACGAGTACGGCCTCCGCGCCGCCAACATCGTGGCCGCCGTCAAGAAGGCCATCGCCCGCAAATAA
- a CDS encoding iron-containing alcohol dehydrogenase, translating into MDAFSASLMADKREIIFAPTVYKFQTFAQMAEEFKLNERDVVLTNEFIYTPFMKDLGLKCHYVFQEKFGAGEPSEEMIQVMYDAIPYDSYDRVIAVGGGAIMDLCKLLGCKRPDTVHNLYFKRFPVVHEKDVIAIPTTCGTGSECTNISVAIVKDEKDGVLTGGETKLGLVSDDIIPNKVCLIPELLKTLPYKPFACSAIDALVHATESFLSPHRKTMTSELFSEKAMDVILKGFKLIDEKGQDARFEYMDQFVTASFYAGIAFLKAGCGPVHGMSFPWAAPITCPTARATICSSAPSWTTMTSTSPTVRS; encoded by the coding sequence ATGGATGCTTTTTCCGCTTCCCTGATGGCTGACAAGCGGGAGATTATTTTCGCTCCCACAGTGTACAAGTTCCAGACCTTCGCCCAGATGGCGGAGGAGTTCAAGCTGAACGAGCGGGACGTGGTGCTGACCAACGAGTTCATCTATACCCCCTTCATGAAGGATCTGGGCCTCAAGTGCCATTATGTATTCCAGGAGAAGTTCGGTGCCGGCGAGCCCAGCGAGGAAATGATCCAGGTCATGTACGACGCCATCCCCTACGACAGCTACGACCGCGTCATCGCCGTGGGCGGCGGCGCCATTATGGACCTGTGCAAGCTGCTGGGCTGCAAGCGCCCCGATACCGTCCACAACCTGTACTTCAAGCGATTCCCCGTGGTGCACGAGAAGGACGTCATCGCCATCCCCACCACCTGCGGCACCGGCTCTGAGTGCACCAACATCTCTGTGGCTATCGTCAAGGACGAGAAGGACGGTGTGCTCACCGGCGGTGAGACCAAGCTGGGCCTGGTGTCCGACGACATCATCCCCAACAAGGTGTGCCTGATCCCGGAGCTCCTCAAGACCCTGCCCTACAAGCCCTTCGCCTGCTCCGCCATCGACGCCCTGGTCCACGCCACCGAGTCCTTCCTGAGCCCCCACCGCAAGACCATGACCTCCGAGCTCTTCAGCGAGAAGGCTATGGATGTGATTCTGAAAGGCTTCAAGCTGATCGACGAAAAGGGCCAGGACGCCCGGTTCGAGTATATGGATCAGTTCGTGACCGCCAGCTTCTACGCCGGCATTGCCTTCCTGAAGGCCGGCTGCGGCCCGGTCCACGGCATGAGCTTCCCCTGGGCGGCACCTATCACGTGCCCCACGGCGAGAGCAACTATATGCTCTTCGGCGCCATCATGGACTACTATGACGAGCACAAGCCCGACGGTGAGATCATGA